TCAGCGCACGCCGATGACGCAGGTGACGTTCCAGCCGCCGCTGACACGCGCGTACGCGTTGGACCGCGTGGTGCTGCTGGGCAACAACACGCTCGTCAGCGAGGGCTCCACGGTGGAGGAGGTCGCCGTGCCCGCACTGGATCTGCGCACGGTGCCACTGCTGCATGGGCCGGTGACCTGGCTGCGCGACCCAAGCCACGCCGGAGGCCGCCGGCCGGAAGTGTCCCTGACGGTAGGGGGACGCGCGTGGCATCTGGTGGACTCGTTGTTGGACGCCGCGCCGGATGAGCTGGCCTTCGCGGTGGAGCCGCTACCGGCCGGGGCCGCGAGGCTTCGTTTCGGGGAAGGGGAGCACGGTTCGGCGTTGCCCCTGGGCGCGGAGGTGCGGGTCCGCTACCGCGTGGGCAGAGGGACGGGAGGCAACCGGGCCGCGCTGCGGCTGCTGGCGATGGCGAGCCCGAACCCGTGCGTGGAGAAGACGTTCAACCCGTTGCCGCTGGCCGGAGGGACGGATCCGGAGGCGCCGGAGTTGGCGCGCGTGCGAGGGCCCGCCACGGTGGGCGCGATGGACCGTGCCGTGTCGCTCTCGGACGTGCTGGCACTGACGTTGGTGTTCGACGGCGTGCACCGCGCGAACGTGTTCCGGGATGGCGTGCGCCGCCGTTCGTTGAAGGTGGTGGTGTCCGGGCCGGAAGGAGCGGCCCTGGGCGCATCCGATCTGGAAGCGCTCCACGCGCACCTGGCGGCACGGGTGGCGCCGAAGGTGGAGCTGCACCTGATCAACCGGCAGCGCGTGGAGGTGCGGCTGCGCGTGCTGCTGCGCGTGGTGAAGGGCGCGGATCCGGTCGCGGTGCTCCAGGAGACGCGCCTGCGGCTGGGCGTGGACCGCGACCCGGAGAGAGCGCTCGGTCTGTTGGATCCGGATCGCGTGGAGCTGGGACAGGACCTGCAGCTGTCGGACGTGTACGGAGCGCTCGCGGGAGTCACGGGCCTGCGCTCGGTGGTCGTGCAGCGGCTGCACCGCGAAGGCACGCCGCCAGCACTCTTCGAGCGCATCGTCACCGCGCCCGGCGAACTGCTCGCATGGGCCCCGCCGTCCGGAGAAAGCGATGGCGTCGCGCTCACCTACGAGGAGGCCCAGGACCTATGAGCCCCGCCGCGATGCGACTGGATGCTCACTGCCGTACGCCCTGGGACGCTGGCTCCGTCCCAGCGGACGAGCATGTGGAACCCTTGCTGGGACTCCCCCATGGCACCGCCCCTCACGAACCTGTCCGACTGTCGGACAGGTTGGGACGACCTCAATGGGACCCCGTTCACCTGACGGCGCACCTCCTCAAGCCCTGGGACACGGACTCCGTCCCTGTGGATGAGCACATGAGGCCCTTGCCAGGACTCCCTGCCGACGGCGCCCCTCATGAACCTGTCGGACAGTCGGACAGGTTTGGACGCGCGCAGGAGCGCTCCTCAACCCAGAGGGGGAGCTGCCGCAAGCCGTGGGTCCCGGATTCAATCTCAGTCGATGAGCAGGTGAGAACCTCGTGGGGGCGCCCTGGCGGCCGCGAACTGGCCGAACCTGTCGGACAGTCGGACAGGTTTGGATGCTCGCAGGGGGACACCTCGTCCCTGACGGACCGCTGCCTCAAACCCTGGGCCACGGATTCCGTCCCCTTGGATTCTCAGGTGGGAGCCTTGTTGGGGCTCACCGCCGGTGGCGCATCCCACGAACCTGTCCGACTGTCGGACAGGTTTGGAGGAACTCGCCCGCCGGGCCGCGGAAACCTGTCCGACAGTCGGACAGGTTTGGCGCGCTCCGGGCGGGAGGGGGGCCCCATTGAGATTCGAGGGCCTGGCGCGGGACTCCATGGCGGGGATGTCGCGCGGAGCTGTTCGACAGGAAGTTCGGGACCTCTGAGCCATCACTCGCCGTGGTGGGCCGACGGCCACCGCGAGGCGCGGACCTCATGAGCCAGCCCTCCCAGCGACTGATCCAGCTGCTCCCGGGCCTCTACATGGCGCGGGACTCCACGGTCGCGGACCAGCCGCTCCTCAAGCTGCTCGCCGTGCTGGGCATGGAGTTGGATGCGTTCGCGCGCGCGGTGGACCAGCTCTGGGATGATCACTTCGTGGAGCGTGCGGAGCCGCAGGCGCTGCCGTTGCTCGCGGAGTTGATGGGCGCGCGACTGATCACCGGCGACCCTCGCGTGCAGCGCGGAGTGGTGGCTCGCGCGGTGGCTTGGCGCAGGAGGAAGGGCACGCTCGCGTCGCTGGAGGAGGTGCTCTCCGTCACCAGCTTGTGGGACGCGGAGGTGGACGAGTCCTTCCGTTCCCTGCTGGAGACCCAGGACCTCAATGACCTGCTGCCCTGGCGCGGTCGCAGCGCGGTGATGTGGGATCCCATCGGCCTCGCGGATCCGCTCACCCGCCGATCGCCGGGCATCGAGCGTCCCCGCGATGGTGTCCCGGAGCGCGGTCCCTTCATCGGCATCGCCCCAGGGGAGACGCTGGACCAGGCCTTGCGCCGGTTGGGGAGCGCGGATGCGGGCCGGGTCGCCGCGACGCCGCGCACGCTGGACCTGCTGGGCTGGGCGCGTCCGGACGTCGCCCTCATCCGCACCGCGCGCCTGACGCCTGTGGAGTTGGAGGAGGTCACCCCGGCCACCGTGCACACGCTGCCCAACGGCTACCGGGGTTTCCGCGTGGATCCCCTGGACCGCGATGGTCCCCTGGTGTGGCTCAAGCCCCTGGAGCGCGCGGACCTCACCGGAGGCCTCACCGCGCGACATGAGCCCGCGCCTCCGTCGCTCGCCACGGGACGCACGGCGGCGATGCTGCTCACCCCCACCGCGCTGGCCGAGGACGCCGACGCCGCCGAACGCGCGGATGCCCTCACCGTCTCCGTCGATGGCATTCCGCTGGTGGGGCCGGAAGCCCTGCCGCTCCTGCGCGGGCCCCTGCCCACCGCGCCCGTCGGGCCCGCGCCTACGCTGCGGTTCGCGGACCGGGGCAGGCCTGCGCCCGGTGACATCTGGCGGCTGACGCTGCTGGCCGCGCGTGAGGACTCGGACACGGTGCTCCTGTCCACCGAGTTGGTGCCGGACGCACTGAACACCGTCACCGTTACGCCGGAAGCGAACCAGCTCCTGGGCGGCACCACGGCGGCGCTGCTCGTCGAACGCGTGCGCGGTGAGCCGCGCCTGCGCGACGTGGGTGGCACATGGCGCACCCTCACCGTAGGGCTGCGCCAGGGGCCTCCTCGCAGCAACGCCGTCCGCGTGGACCTGGCCGGTGCGCCGTGGGTCGCGCGCATCGAGCAACACCTCGCGGATGGCAGCCTGCGCCTTGCCCGCTTCGACGCGAGCGCCGACGGTGCGCCATGGCAGTTGGCGGAGCTTGGCGGTGCGTTGCCTCCGGACGGTCCAGGCATGTCCCTGGCCGCCGCTGGCGACTCATTGTTGCTGGTGGCACCCGACGGCACCGAGAAGCTGGGCATCTGGTCGGTGACGGGCCTGGACACAGCGACTCCAACGGGGACGCGGTTGGACACCGCGAGCCCACGGCAGCCCGCGGCGCGACTGGCTCCCAGCCTGTGCGTGCGTGGCGGCCGGCTCTTCGTCTTCGGCGGTGACCTGGGCGGTGCGCCCACCGGAGATCTCTGGTCGCTGCAGATCACAGGCGGACCGTGGCGGCCCCATGCGGTGCGCAATCGCCAGGAGCGCAAGGCCGCGACGCTGCTGAGCACGGCGCAGGGACTGATGCTCCTGGGCGGCGAGGCCGTGACGGGAGAACTGGCCGTGCCGGTGATGTCCTGCGACCCGGCCTCCGCGAGCCCGGTCTGGCGCCCCCTGGCTCCACTGCCCATCACCTCGAACCTGCCCGGCACGCTCGTGGCGACCACCACCACCGAAGGCGTGGAGGCGCTCGTCTGGGCGGACACGACGCGTCCTCGATTGATGACGTTGAAGACAGGCGAGGGTGCCTGGGGTGTGGGACCGCTGGAGGCCTTGGGCACGAACCCGCCGGTTCCAGGCGAAGCGCTGTACGTCGACGGTCGCGTGCTCCTCGTGGAGCCGGCGCCACTGCCACCGTCGGAGGTCGTCTTCTCACTGGGCGGGCGCGGCTACCTGGCCTTCCTGCCAGAGCTGGCCCTGCTGCCGGACGAGCTTCTGCGCTTCAACGTCGCCAATGACGGCGCCGCGTTCATCGAGCCTCGCGAGGGCCAGCCGCTCCCGCTCGATTCCCGGCCTGGTGGCGCGTACCACTCGCGGGATGCCTCCGTTGCTGGTGGCGAGCGGCGCTATTCGGTGCCCGGACGGCTGCGGCGCCACCCGTTTCAGTTGCGCCAGCGAAGCCTGGGCCCGTGGACGTCGCTCGCTCCGAACATCGCCAGCGGCATCGTCGCGGTGGATCCGCGCCTGGGCCGTGTCGTGCTCCAGGACGACGCGCCCGTGGGTCGCGTCACCGTCTCCGCGCGGGTAGGGCGGGGTGCCTCATTGGGAGCGGGGCTGCTTCCTCCGGACCGCCTACCGCCTGATGCGTGGGCGGAGCCGGACTTCCCGTTCATCGACCCGCCGGACCGTCCTGGCGACCGCTCCGGTACCGGCCTTCCTGTCACCGCGTGGATCTCCCCGGAGCGAGCGGGCGGAGTGCTGGCGGCAGGCGGCCAGGAGCGCCCCATCGTCGCCACCATCGCGCAAGGGATCCCATCTGGATCGCAGCCGATTCTGGGCTTCATCGGTTCGCCGCGTCTGGCTCCAGAGCGTCTGTCCCAGGGGTTGGACAACGGGCTGTCCCTCTTCGCCGCGGACACGGGTGCGGCGCCCTGCATCGGCGCGGATGAACACGGCCTCTCGCTGGCGCTCTACCCGGGCTTCGGCGGCAGCGCGGCCACGCGCGTGTGGCTCGCGGGCCTGTGGCTCGCGGGACGGCTGGACCTGGTGCTCGCTCGGGGGCAGGCGGACCTGCGCTGGTGCAACCTGGGCGCGCCCGGACAGGTGGGCCTGTGGATGCCGGGCGGTGGGCACCAGGACATCAGCGCGCGGCGCTCCCTGCCTCCCGCCGACGTAGAGCTGCGCCTCTACGGCTGCAAGGTGGGCGTCATCGAACTGCCGCCCTGGGTGCACCTCATCGCCGCGGGCTGCACCTTCGACGCCGGAGACCGTGACGCCGTCGCCATCCGCGCGGCCGGTGCGAGCGTTCGGCTGCGGCACTGCACGGTGCTGGGCGCCACGGAGGCAGGCGTGCTGGAGGCCTCCTCCTGCGCCTTCGCGGGCGAGGTGCGCACGGACCGGCCGGACCTGGGCTGGCTGCGCTACAGCCTCCACGCGCGCGGCGGACAGCCTCCGGTGTCGCACCAGTCACGGGTGCACACCGTGTCCTTCCAGTCGAACCGCCAGACGGACCCGGGCTACCTCGTCCTGGGCGACAACAACGGCCCCGAAGCGCTCCACGCCTCCGAGCGCGGCGGAGTCCCCGGTGCCCACGACGAGCGCTCCGACCACGAGCGCGAACTCTCCGCGCGCACCGACGACAGCATGCCCATTGGCATCACGCCCTTCCACGCCGACCGCAGCCAGGACGACCTCATTCGGATGAGCCGACCATGACCGTGAAAGCGTACACCTCCAGGTCCCGCTTCGACGAAGCCCGGCGATTCTCCGGCGTCTATCAGCAGATGGGGCGCATGAGCCTCGATGCCGACTGGAACGAGGAGGTGCGGCTGCGCACCGTGGACGCGCGCCGCCGCTCCGCCGACGTCGCCGAAGGGTCGCCCGATGACGGCTTCCGCATCGTCGACACGTACCTCGTGGATCCCATCCGCAACGTGCTCGGCTGGACGGGGCAGGGCCTTCCCGCGGACGACGAGCGCATCATCCCGCGCGAGCTGCGCCTGGACCGCTACGACACGGAGACGCTGCCCTTCGTCGTGCGCAGCCGGGGCCACATCGCGCTGCGCCGCACGCTGCCCGAGCCGCTGGACCTCACGGCCGTGCCGCGCTCGGACGGCACCACCTTCACGGCGGCCGCGCTCGTCATGAGCCTGCGCTTCGAACGGCCGCCCACCGACGATGAATTCATCGACCTGCGAGTGGTCGTCGCGGACACGGAAGGGAACGAGGCGGTCCTCTCCGCCGGCCTGGGCCAGCGGCCCACGGGCTGGAACGACGTGCGCTTCCCCGTCGCCGCGTTCGCGAGCGTGGATCCCACGAAGCTGCGCTCCTGGGGCGTGCTGGGCCTGCCGCCCGTGGCCCGCACGTGGGTGGCCGCGCTGCGCGTGGAGGACGCGGCGCTGGGCGCCGATATCATTATAAGGGGCGGTGACGGGACGCTGCCGGGCGCGGGCCGCATGCTGCTCGACGGCGTGCGCATCTTCCTGGAGCAGGACCTGCGCTACTCCGCGCAGCCGGATCTGCCAGAGGCGTCTCCGCTGGCGGCGCTGCCCACGGACGGCTCGCGGCACCACTTCTTCTTCCTCGACTGCTGGGAGCAGACCACCACCCAGTACGACGACGCGTTCCTGGAGGAGCCTGCGCTGGACGGTCAGGACACCACCGTGCGCCTGCGGCTCGTCACCCAGGTGCGCGCGCTCCAGGGGCTGGCTGACACCGACGCGGAGGTCCTGCCCACGCCCACCAGCGGCGCACGCCTCACCACCAACATCCCGAAGGGAGCGCTGCCAGACCGCTTCCCGCCAGAGCCGCTGGACCCCTGCCGAGACCGCTGCCTGTCCACGGAGAACGCCTCCACGGGCGAGGGCTACACGGGCACCGACAACCTCCACTTCCGCGTGGAGTTCTTCCGGGGCGGCGCGCAGCCGGTGGTGCTGTGGTCGCGAGACAACGGCTCCACGGTGCTCCCGCTCACCGCGGCCGCCGCGGCGGATGCGATGACGCTCCAGGTCTCTCCCGCGAGCGCCGCGAAGCTGCGCGCGGGTGACCTGGTCGTCATCGAGGATCGCGTCACCCGGCTCCAGCCGGAAGGCCCGTCGCTGCCAGTGCTGAGGAGGCTGCGAGGTGTCCAGGCGGACACGGGCAAGCTGGAGCTGGCGGACGCAAGCGATGTGCTCACCACGGACCCCGTGCCGCTCCCCGTGGGAGGCACGCTGGGCCGGGCCTTCAGCCCTGAGCAGGGCGCGGTGGTGCGCCGGTGGGATGGCGGCGACCTGCTGGTGCCGAACGTGCGCTACCGCTTCGACGACGGCATCACCCTGGCCTTCGCCAACACGGAGGGGCGCGCGACCGAATACTGGTCCTTCACCGTGCGAGTGCGCGCGGCGGACGGCGCGGCCCGGGGCGAAGTCGAGCAGCTCACGGACGCGCCCGTGCACGGGCCGGTGCACCACTGCGTACCCCTGGCGCGAGTGACCGGCGGCGCGACGCGAACCTTCGAGGACCTGCGCCCGCGCTACCTGCCGCTCGCCCAGGTGCGCGACAGGCTGGTGGAGCTCTCCGAGCGCGTCATCGGGCCGGGCGTCTTCACGGTGGTGGTGGGCGACGGCGTGCGCAGCTTCGGAGACGTCGACCAGGACCTGCTCGAAGGCATCACCGGCGACGAAGCGCTCCAGGCCGCGGTGGACAGCCTGGGCGGGCAGGGCGGCTCCATCTTCGTGCGAGCCGGCCGCTACAAGCTGGAGCACCCGGTGCTGCTGCGCAACCTGTCCTCCGTGCACCTCCTGGGCGACGGCGAGGCCACCGAGCTGCGCACCCAGGGCTCCGGGGGCGCCTTCTTCGTGGACCGCTGCGGGCTGGAAGGCGACCTGCGCATCGAGGACTTCAAGCTGGTGGAGGCCCCGTTCGAGGACGTGGTGATTGGCGGCGGCCTCCAGCCCGTGGTGAAGGCCGTGAAGACGAGCGTGGCCATGACGAACGGCCAGCGCTTCGTGCCGCTGGTGGAGGTGGACGACGACCGGGTGCTGGAGGAGGACGACGTGAAGCACCCGTCCGCCGAAGCCGACTTCGTGGACGTGGTCGTCGACCGCATCAAGGCCATCGTCCCGGGCCAGGGCCGCGCGGCGGGCTCCGTGGTGGCCACGCTGGTGCAGCTGCGCAAGCTGCAACGCCAGCACCCGGGCCAGCCGCTGGAGGAAGTGCCGGAGGCGAAGCCGCTGCTCGACGCGCTGGCGACGCTGCCGCACGGCGTGGTGACGCTGGCGGACTCCAGCGGCGTGACGCTGCGCCGCTGCCACATCCAGGCGAACCAGGCCGGCCCGGAGGCGACAGGCGTGCTGGTGACGGGCACCTGCGCGCGCATCGTCATCGACGAGAACCGCGTCGGCGCGGCGACAGGCATCGCGGTGGCGCCGTATGCCCCGTATCTCGCGGAGCGCTTCCTCGCGTCCTTCCCGCGCGCGGGCCTCTTCATCGACGCGCTGGCCATCACCAACAACCGGCTCCAGCCACTGGGAGACGCGACCACGGGCATCCACGTGGCGGACGGGCGGCTGGCGGGCGTGGAGGTGCGCGGCAACCGCATCCAGGACTTCCACGTGGGCATCCTGGTGCAGGACCTGGCGGAAGGGGGACTCGCGGGGCCGGTGGACCGCGTGGTGGTGGCGGAGAATCAGGTTCTGGGCTCCGCGGCCGTGGGCATCCAGGTCGCGGGCGACGGCGTGGACATCGTGGGCAACGAGATCCGCAACGCCGTGTCGGACGGCCTGTTCCAGGTGGGCATCCAGCTGGCGGGCCAGGCGCTGCGAGTGCGCGAGTCGTGGATCTCCCTCCCGGCCGTGCCCGCCGCGTCCGTGCTGGGCGTGGTGGCCGGCATCGTCGTGGGCGACGGCCTGGATGACGGCGCGTCCAACGGCCGTCCCGCCGCGGACGTGGAGGTGCTGGACAACCGCATCGAAGGCGACGGCGAGTCCACGCCGGGCTTCGGCATCCTGCTGGGAGGTCCGCAGCCGGTGTTCGACGTGCGCATCCGGGGCAACGTGGTGCGCGCGCTGGGGGACTCGGCCGTGCGCACCTGGGGCACGGGCGGCGCGGTGGGGCGCCTGCGCGTGGAGGACAACCGCTTCGAACAGGTGGCGCTCGCGGACGTGCCGTCGCAGGAGGACAACACGCTGGCGCTGTCCCGCCTGGACCCGGGCCTGGAGGCCGTGCTGAGCGCGGACGCGAAGGCCCGTCCCCGGCCGCTCGTGGAGGCGCTGCTCGCCAACGCCACGACCCGCGTGCGCGCTCCCCTGGACGCGGCGCTGCGCTGGCTGGAGCGGCTGACGCTCCGGGGCGCGGTGGTGCTCGCGGGCGTGGACGAGGCGCAGGTGCGCGGCAACCGGCTGCTCCAGGTGGGGCGCACGGCGGCCTACGGCGCGCCCGGGCTCCCGGACGCGGAGGTGAGAGCGGCGGGCATCGCGGTGGTGTCCGGCTCCGGCATCACCGTGGAGGGCAACGAGGTGGACGGCGTGCACGCGCCGGTGACGACGACGCAACCTCCGCCGGAGACAGGCCCGGTGAAGCTGCCGCCCATCGCCGTGGTGCTCCAGCAACTCAGCGTCACGAGCACCACCGTCCGCCCGGAGCGCGCGGACGTGCACGGCGCCCTGGTGGGCATGTACGCCACCGTGCTGCGGTACACGGGCGCGAATGTGGACGGGCGCCAGAAGATCGGCCGGGGCCTGTACGGCCCGCTCGACACCCTGGTGGTGGAGCTGGAGGACCTGGGGACCGTGCCCGACTCCGTCCTCAACGCGCTGGTGACGGACGTGGCGGATCTGCGTACCGCCCAGGGCTTCAACGATCACACCCAGACCTCGCACGCGGTGCGCTCGTCGCTGGCGCGCGCCTCCAGCTTCACCGCGCCGGACCCCCTGTCCCAGGAGGCGTGGGACATGGTGGCGCAGTTCGACCTGGCCACCGTGTCCGGCAAGGACGCCGTGGCAAAGACCGCGGACCGCATCAAGGGCGCCTTCGACTCGCTGGTGCAGGGGCTGCCCTCCGACACGCAGGAGTTCCTCCTCAAGGCCCTGGCCCGGGTGCAGGGCGGGCCGGGTGACCTGGCCTCGCTCGTCATGCTGGCGGGGGCGTTGAGCCAGGTGGCGCTGCTGCGCGAAGCACAGGCGCAGCGCGCGCGGCAGCCCGTCATCGGCCAGGCGGTGGGCCCCAAGAAGACCATCATCGGCACCTTCGCCCAGGCCGCGCTGCAACAGCTGCCACTCCAGCCGGGCACCCGCGGCGCGAAGGCCAACACGGACGTGCTCGTGCAGCTGCGCCTGTCCAAGGACGCCCTGACGGATCAACTCCAGGAACTCCACCCCGCGCTGGCCTCGCAGGTGGAGGCGGACTACCGCGACGTGGAGCGCACCGGCGGCCAGCTGCAGCCGGTGGTGGACCGCATGCGCGCCACGCTCAAGCAGGTGCTGGACTTCACCACCGGCGTGCTGCCCACGTCGGACGTCACGCCGGAGGACGGCGAGCGCGTCGCGGCGCAGGGGCTCACCGCCACCATCGGGCTGTACGCCACGAACCTGGACCGGCAGGCGGCGGGCCTTGTCGCCGAGTCCGACGACACGGTGGAGAAGCAGCTGCGAGCCTTCGGCACCGCGGTGGGACAGCTGGGCGAGCTGGTGAGCGGCGACGCGGAGCTGTCCGCGCTCTCGTTGCAGGCGCACCAGGCGGTGCTCAACGCCATCGCCCAGCCGCAGAATCGCATGGAGCAGGTGGCCATCGCCCGGGGGCTCCTGGACCGCATCCGGGTGCAGACGCTGGACGTGCTCCCGGTGCCCACG
This DNA window, taken from Corallococcus coralloides DSM 2259, encodes the following:
- a CDS encoding phage tail protein — protein: MSQPSQRLIQLLPGLYMARDSTVADQPLLKLLAVLGMELDAFARAVDQLWDDHFVERAEPQALPLLAELMGARLITGDPRVQRGVVARAVAWRRRKGTLASLEEVLSVTSLWDAEVDESFRSLLETQDLNDLLPWRGRSAVMWDPIGLADPLTRRSPGIERPRDGVPERGPFIGIAPGETLDQALRRLGSADAGRVAATPRTLDLLGWARPDVALIRTARLTPVELEEVTPATVHTLPNGYRGFRVDPLDRDGPLVWLKPLERADLTGGLTARHEPAPPSLATGRTAAMLLTPTALAEDADAAERADALTVSVDGIPLVGPEALPLLRGPLPTAPVGPAPTLRFADRGRPAPGDIWRLTLLAAREDSDTVLLSTELVPDALNTVTVTPEANQLLGGTTAALLVERVRGEPRLRDVGGTWRTLTVGLRQGPPRSNAVRVDLAGAPWVARIEQHLADGSLRLARFDASADGAPWQLAELGGALPPDGPGMSLAAAGDSLLLVAPDGTEKLGIWSVTGLDTATPTGTRLDTASPRQPAARLAPSLCVRGGRLFVFGGDLGGAPTGDLWSLQITGGPWRPHAVRNRQERKAATLLSTAQGLMLLGGEAVTGELAVPVMSCDPASASPVWRPLAPLPITSNLPGTLVATTTTEGVEALVWADTTRPRLMTLKTGEGAWGVGPLEALGTNPPVPGEALYVDGRVLLVEPAPLPPSEVVFSLGGRGYLAFLPELALLPDELLRFNVANDGAAFIEPREGQPLPLDSRPGGAYHSRDASVAGGERRYSVPGRLRRHPFQLRQRSLGPWTSLAPNIASGIVAVDPRLGRVVLQDDAPVGRVTVSARVGRGASLGAGLLPPDRLPPDAWAEPDFPFIDPPDRPGDRSGTGLPVTAWISPERAGGVLAAGGQERPIVATIAQGIPSGSQPILGFIGSPRLAPERLSQGLDNGLSLFAADTGAAPCIGADEHGLSLALYPGFGGSAATRVWLAGLWLAGRLDLVLARGQADLRWCNLGAPGQVGLWMPGGGHQDISARRSLPPADVELRLYGCKVGVIELPPWVHLIAAGCTFDAGDRDAVAIRAAGASVRLRHCTVLGATEAGVLEASSCAFAGEVRTDRPDLGWLRYSLHARGGQPPVSHQSRVHTVSFQSNRQTDPGYLVLGDNNGPEALHASERGGVPGAHDERSDHERELSARTDDSMPIGITPFHADRSQDDLIRMSRP
- a CDS encoding right-handed parallel beta-helix repeat-containing protein; this translates as MTVKAYTSRSRFDEARRFSGVYQQMGRMSLDADWNEEVRLRTVDARRRSADVAEGSPDDGFRIVDTYLVDPIRNVLGWTGQGLPADDERIIPRELRLDRYDTETLPFVVRSRGHIALRRTLPEPLDLTAVPRSDGTTFTAAALVMSLRFERPPTDDEFIDLRVVVADTEGNEAVLSAGLGQRPTGWNDVRFPVAAFASVDPTKLRSWGVLGLPPVARTWVAALRVEDAALGADIIIRGGDGTLPGAGRMLLDGVRIFLEQDLRYSAQPDLPEASPLAALPTDGSRHHFFFLDCWEQTTTQYDDAFLEEPALDGQDTTVRLRLVTQVRALQGLADTDAEVLPTPTSGARLTTNIPKGALPDRFPPEPLDPCRDRCLSTENASTGEGYTGTDNLHFRVEFFRGGAQPVVLWSRDNGSTVLPLTAAAAADAMTLQVSPASAAKLRAGDLVVIEDRVTRLQPEGPSLPVLRRLRGVQADTGKLELADASDVLTTDPVPLPVGGTLGRAFSPEQGAVVRRWDGGDLLVPNVRYRFDDGITLAFANTEGRATEYWSFTVRVRAADGAARGEVEQLTDAPVHGPVHHCVPLARVTGGATRTFEDLRPRYLPLAQVRDRLVELSERVIGPGVFTVVVGDGVRSFGDVDQDLLEGITGDEALQAAVDSLGGQGGSIFVRAGRYKLEHPVLLRNLSSVHLLGDGEATELRTQGSGGAFFVDRCGLEGDLRIEDFKLVEAPFEDVVIGGGLQPVVKAVKTSVAMTNGQRFVPLVEVDDDRVLEEDDVKHPSAEADFVDVVVDRIKAIVPGQGRAAGSVVATLVQLRKLQRQHPGQPLEEVPEAKPLLDALATLPHGVVTLADSSGVTLRRCHIQANQAGPEATGVLVTGTCARIVIDENRVGAATGIAVAPYAPYLAERFLASFPRAGLFIDALAITNNRLQPLGDATTGIHVADGRLAGVEVRGNRIQDFHVGILVQDLAEGGLAGPVDRVVVAENQVLGSAAVGIQVAGDGVDIVGNEIRNAVSDGLFQVGIQLAGQALRVRESWISLPAVPAASVLGVVAGIVVGDGLDDGASNGRPAADVEVLDNRIEGDGESTPGFGILLGGPQPVFDVRIRGNVVRALGDSAVRTWGTGGAVGRLRVEDNRFEQVALADVPSQEDNTLALSRLDPGLEAVLSADAKARPRPLVEALLANATTRVRAPLDAALRWLERLTLRGAVVLAGVDEAQVRGNRLLQVGRTAAYGAPGLPDAEVRAAGIAVVSGSGITVEGNEVDGVHAPVTTTQPPPETGPVKLPPIAVVLQQLSVTSTTVRPERADVHGALVGMYATVLRYTGANVDGRQKIGRGLYGPLDTLVVELEDLGTVPDSVLNALVTDVADLRTAQGFNDHTQTSHAVRSSLARASSFTAPDPLSQEAWDMVAQFDLATVSGKDAVAKTADRIKGAFDSLVQGLPSDTQEFLLKALARVQGGPGDLASLVMLAGALSQVALLREAQAQRARQPVIGQAVGPKKTIIGTFAQAALQQLPLQPGTRGAKANTDVLVQLRLSKDALTDQLQELHPALASQVEADYRDVERTGGQLQPVVDRMRATLKQVLDFTTGVLPTSDVTPEDGERVAAQGLTATIGLYATNLDRQAAGLVAESDDTVEKQLRAFGTAVGQLGELVSGDAELSALSLQAHQAVLNAIAQPQNRMEQVAIARGLLDRIRVQTLDVLPVPTPLPPVPVQTEPLERWVSALGALVLAVRGMAPGPVLNGSLQLYLSQYDRVLDIVGIQGKLRTLALQRVNDAITALTSGNGGVPARQALHLLVDEPATTAAEAVVKSTAVTAELDAAAVLLRAAEQALDPAEDDASRIARLQEYLRQRADKVSASLVAVVTGMQELDAILDLLRKSLEQLARGEAPDPGDLVDPVFDTFPSPADGLFVSGVQGRVRLADNTVRDTVTGITALGAAGHLLTEAPTEPGSLLDVDGNRLEGCAVAGLRLRPDLSVTVVSDNHLFACAGLSTAGEPGLGQAVASFVGSGELVVKGNVFLESGNTLSQAVLHEVAIDWRGETVVRGNTVRHTGGGGGGAGVLVVTDTLPPDLVAKLSRVPFLATDPVPKPSTDGRGVLGKPAPSAVATLASVPRVEDLVQLGSLKQKFATGPVLNRALTVPAVDFAPTLSASAAASRYLTATTALVQPALVDFLVRPLPILPRPLVKAKRGVQVEGNDITARGPALLLLGNGGAVISAAVSGNELRSEGGVGAVYLRRADSTVFSGNRCQCLDAVNVVVLRVERAPVTFTGNVVLGAETVTPPPPVVRPQWLMPSDKLTLQIPVGGGSTLGVPLDQELLLGGLQRRRDVASDAFSTLLAELVFQPTPLPPQAGPEFPFKPVLDLPTMQDVRSKLPASMDVNMAARTLYGIAVTKDDSPTSALRDLVDRVAMHAEKPEDVQGQVRSVLAAAEGDPKKALQLVDKSVLGIDSAASTVKESILNVSVLHEVLADSFYTGGATGPVPVQDAGIRPLPPEPLPDPYAHSVIILGGSRVAAVGNATTSGVHVQEADAVVELNP